A window of Marinilabiliales bacterium contains these coding sequences:
- a CDS encoding DUF2384 domain-containing protein — protein MIEEQELITEHYEKLTEVLGRKNVPAKIESPFDFIHIASRGISVSVIKNFSDYFNLKKELVAQILDISQPTLYRWIKADKKLDRNFSVKLFEIADLFLYGEEVFGNRDAFFKWLYLPNDALGGLEPYELIEIPGGVSKVRDVLGRIEYGVYS, from the coding sequence ATGATAGAGGAGCAGGAATTAATAACTGAACACTACGAGAAACTTACAGAAGTTCTTGGGAGAAAAAATGTGCCGGCTAAAATTGAAAGCCCATTTGATTTTATTCATATTGCGAGCAGGGGGATCAGTGTTAGTGTAATAAAGAACTTCAGCGATTACTTTAATTTGAAAAAGGAATTAGTCGCTCAGATTCTGGATATTTCTCAACCTACTTTATATCGTTGGATTAAAGCTGATAAAAAACTTGACAGGAATTTTTCTGTCAAGCTGTTTGAGATTGCTGATTTATTCCTGTATGGCGAAGAGGTATTCGGAAACAGGGATGCGTTCTTTAAATGGTTGTATTTACCAAATGATGCCCTGGGTGGATTAGAACCTTACGAATTGATTGAAATTCCCGGAGGTGTTTCAAAAGTCCGGGATGTTTTAGGAAGAATCGAGTATGGTGTTTATAGTTAA
- a CDS encoding RES domain-containing protein: MLVYRITGKKYASDLTGKGAAMFGGRWNKKGSPVLYTGENKEIALLETIVHTPPLLIPALVILTLEIPDDSITTIEIKSLPENWTVYPAPVVLSEIGERWIREGKTIALKVPSCIIHSSHNYILNCRHPEYSRVRLIDQGNFKFDSRLKR; the protein is encoded by the coding sequence ATGCTTGTATATAGAATTACGGGAAAGAAATATGCAAGCGACCTGACTGGAAAAGGGGCTGCTATGTTTGGTGGCCGCTGGAACAAAAAAGGATCTCCGGTATTATATACAGGTGAGAATAAGGAGATCGCCCTTCTGGAAACAATTGTTCATACTCCTCCATTATTAATTCCGGCATTAGTTATTCTTACACTTGAAATACCTGATGATTCAATAACCACCATAGAAATAAAGAGCTTACCAGAAAACTGGACGGTATATCCGGCTCCGGTAGTATTATCGGAAATTGGGGAAAGATGGATCAGAGAAGGTAAAACAATCGCCCTTAAGGTTCCGAGTTGTATTATTCACAGCTCTCATAATTACATATTGAATTGCAGACACCCGGAGTATTCAAGGGTCAGATTGATTGATCAGGGAAACTTCAAATTTGATTCTAGACTGAAAAGATGA
- a CDS encoding type II toxin-antitoxin system RelE/ParE family toxin: MDKVRWTDQAVDDIENIAEFISKDSVKYAKIQVKRFFDITRILEKQNKFGRIVPEINNDKIREIIQGNYRIIYRIVSDNQIDIITVHHSRRQLSSNPVFNKEFDL; this comes from the coding sequence ATGGATAAAGTAAGATGGACTGATCAGGCAGTTGATGACATTGAAAATATCGCTGAATTTATATCCAAAGATTCGGTTAAATATGCCAAAATACAAGTAAAGAGATTTTTTGACATAACCAGGATACTGGAAAAACAAAACAAATTTGGGAGAATTGTACCGGAAATTAATAACGATAAGATCAGGGAAATTATCCAGGGAAATTATAGAATCATTTATCGGATAGTGTCAGATAATCAAATAGATATTATAACAGTACATCATAGTAGAAGACAACTTTCCAGCAACCCGGTTTTCAATAAAGAATTTGATCTGTAA